The Desulfobacterales bacterium genome includes a region encoding these proteins:
- a CDS encoding glutamine--tRNA ligase/YqeY domain fusion protein, which produces MTPEKLSDSNEQASPPNFIKTIIEEDLRRGKNNGRVATRFPPEPNGYLHIGHAKSICLNFGLAAAYGGTCNFRFDDTNPTKEEVEYVSSIQDDVRWLGFDWQNRLYYASDYFDRFYAYAVELIKRGKAYVCSLNADEIREYRGTLTEPGKNSPYRNRSEAENLDLFERMRAGEFEAGTHVLRAKIDMASGNVNMRDPVLYRIIKADHHRTGNAWCIYPMYDYAHCISDAIENITHSICTLEFEDHRPLYDWVLDNLPVDCHPRQIEFARLNLSYTVLSKRKLIQLVAAGLVNGWDDPRMPTISGLRRRGVTPAAIRGFCEKIGVAKRDSMVDVALLEHTIREDLNRTAPRVLAVLNPLRVVIDNYPEDLVEALEGAYHPEDDSLGTRKLPFSKVLYIERDDFMENPPKKFFRLAPGSEVRLRYAYYVTCKSVVKDHATGEITEIHCTYDPETKGGWSKDGRKVKGTLHWVSADHAVTAEVRLYDRLFTVEDPAAEKKGNAFTDVLNPESINILPSCFVEPSLANAAPESRYQFERLGYFCVDAKDSRPERLVFNRTVTLRDSWAKITRQKK; this is translated from the coding sequence ATGACACCTGAAAAACTAAGTGATTCCAACGAGCAGGCATCGCCGCCGAATTTTATCAAGACCATTATCGAAGAGGATCTTCGGCGCGGTAAGAATAACGGCCGGGTAGCGACCCGATTTCCACCGGAACCCAATGGATATCTGCATATCGGGCATGCCAAATCGATTTGTCTCAATTTCGGCTTGGCCGCGGCCTATGGCGGAACCTGCAATTTTCGGTTTGACGATACCAACCCCACCAAGGAGGAGGTGGAATATGTGTCCTCCATTCAGGACGATGTCCGGTGGCTCGGGTTTGATTGGCAGAATCGGCTTTATTACGCCTCGGATTATTTTGACCGCTTTTATGCGTATGCCGTGGAATTGATTAAACGCGGCAAGGCGTATGTGTGCAGCCTCAATGCCGACGAGATTCGCGAATATCGCGGGACGCTGACCGAACCGGGCAAGAACAGCCCCTATCGAAATCGATCGGAGGCGGAAAACCTGGATCTGTTCGAGCGCATGCGCGCGGGAGAGTTTGAAGCGGGCACCCATGTCCTCAGGGCTAAAATCGATATGGCCTCCGGCAACGTCAACATGCGTGATCCGGTGCTGTACCGCATCATCAAGGCCGATCATCATCGTACCGGCAATGCGTGGTGCATTTATCCCATGTATGATTATGCGCATTGCATCAGCGATGCCATTGAGAACATCACCCATTCCATTTGCACGCTCGAATTTGAAGACCACCGGCCCCTGTATGATTGGGTGCTGGACAACCTGCCGGTGGATTGCCATCCCCGGCAGATCGAGTTTGCCCGTCTGAATTTGAGTTATACGGTGCTCAGCAAGCGAAAGCTCATTCAACTGGTTGCCGCCGGCCTGGTCAACGGGTGGGATGATCCCAGAATGCCGACCATTTCAGGCCTGCGTCGCCGGGGCGTTACCCCGGCTGCGATTCGCGGTTTTTGCGAGAAAATCGGCGTGGCCAAGCGGGACTCGATGGTGGATGTCGCCCTGCTGGAACATACGATTCGAGAAGATCTGAACCGGACGGCCCCGCGCGTATTGGCGGTGTTAAACCCTCTGCGTGTGGTGATTGACAATTATCCGGAAGATTTGGTGGAGGCGCTCGAGGGTGCGTATCATCCGGAAGATGACTCTTTGGGCACCCGAAAACTTCCCTTTTCAAAGGTGCTCTATATTGAACGGGATGATTTTATGGAGAATCCGCCCAAAAAATTTTTCCGTCTCGCGCCGGGCAGCGAGGTGCGGCTTCGCTATGCCTATTATGTGACCTGCAAAAGCGTGGTAAAGGATCATGCCACCGGCGAAATCACCGAGATTCATTGCACCTATGACCCGGAAACAAAGGGGGGATGGTCCAAGGACGGTCGCAAAGTAAAAGGCACGCTGCACTGGGTGTCGGCCGACCATGCGGTTACGGCGGAAGTGCGGCTTTACGATCGGCTCTTTACGGTGGAAGATCCGGCGGCTGAAAAAAAGGGCAACGCTTTTACCGACGTTTTAAATCCCGAATCCATCAACATTCTGCCGTCGTGTTTTGTGGAGCCGAGCCTGG
- the amrB gene encoding AmmeMemoRadiSam system protein B, which produces MGARKAMFAGSWYPAGKSACELEIEAFLQEGKGWQVPNRSYVGGIVPHAGWYYSGAIACNVIHHLVEAQAPDVLLIFGMHLPAGAPNYIMTAGSWETPFGALSIHSEIAEALTRAYPFKIETAREFTPDNTIELQLPFVKYFFRDVAIVPMGLPPDALSLEIGEKAVAIAMEMGLKVKVIGSTDLTHYGANYGFMPKGSGSAAVDWVKNENDRSVIDAMRQLSPTQVLRVAFDHHNACCAGAAATAIAAANVLGAGPAELVAYATSYDKSPGDSLVGYVGMVF; this is translated from the coding sequence ATGGGCGCGCGAAAAGCCATGTTTGCCGGCAGTTGGTATCCGGCGGGAAAAAGTGCGTGTGAGCTGGAGATAGAAGCATTTCTTCAGGAAGGCAAGGGATGGCAGGTGCCGAACCGGTCCTATGTGGGCGGCATCGTCCCCCATGCGGGCTGGTATTATTCCGGGGCGATTGCCTGCAATGTGATCCATCACCTCGTGGAGGCGCAAGCGCCGGATGTGCTTTTGATATTCGGAATGCATTTACCGGCCGGAGCCCCGAATTATATCATGACGGCGGGCAGTTGGGAGACACCGTTCGGTGCGCTTTCCATTCACTCGGAAATTGCCGAAGCGCTTACGCGTGCTTACCCTTTCAAGATTGAAACCGCCAGAGAGTTTACGCCGGATAATACGATCGAGCTGCAACTTCCCTTTGTGAAATATTTTTTCAGGGATGTTGCCATCGTTCCCATGGGACTGCCGCCGGATGCGCTTTCTTTAGAGATCGGGGAAAAGGCAGTGGCGATTGCCATGGAGATGGGGTTGAAAGTCAAAGTAATCGGTTCCACGGATCTGACCCATTACGGCGCCAATTACGGATTTATGCCCAAAGGTTCGGGAAGCGCCGCCGTGGACTGGGTCAAAAATGAAAATGATCGCTCGGTCATCGATGCCATGCGGCAGCTCTCACCGACGCAGGTGCTGCGGGTGGCCTTTGATCACCATAATGCCTGCTGCGCGGGGGCTGCGGCGACGGCCATTGCAGCGGCCAATGTTCTGGGTGCAGGTCCCGCCGAACTGGTGGCCTATGCCACCAGCTATGATAAAAGCCCCGGCGATTCCCTCGTGGGCTATGTGGGCATGGTATTCTAA
- a CDS encoding Hsp33 family molecular chaperone HslO, producing MIKKSMNGEGLKARLQAAAKDRLYHFTLADETIRGVMIHGTRMIHEMRANHELGILETLVLGHAYLGAGLMASSLKGNDRLALQIECAGPVKGLTVEANAFGEVRGYLKNKSIPVSSPLEDFNLAPFFGPGFLTVTRYLEDAKQPFSGKVILQYGNIGQDLAHYYLTSEQIPTAVHLSIYFDHDGRVQGAGGLLVQAMPGADAGQVADIEHKMALLLSLGTSFSNGVEPSTIINELFSAHQPRVIATRRIEFMCHCNESRVRRVLAMLPKADLADLLDHGPFPVEMKCHYCNTAYLFDRAVIAGIYDTVLNT from the coding sequence ATGATAAAAAAATCAATGAATGGCGAGGGGTTAAAGGCGCGGCTGCAGGCTGCGGCCAAAGATCGATTGTATCACTTCACCCTGGCGGATGAGACGATTCGGGGGGTGATGATTCACGGCACCCGAATGATTCATGAGATGCGCGCCAACCATGAATTGGGAATTTTGGAAACCCTGGTGTTGGGTCATGCTTACCTGGGCGCGGGGTTAATGGCAAGCTCACTTAAGGGGAATGACCGCCTGGCGTTGCAGATTGAATGCGCCGGCCCGGTAAAAGGGCTTACGGTGGAGGCCAATGCGTTCGGAGAGGTGCGAGGATACCTGAAAAATAAATCCATTCCGGTCAGTTCCCCGCTGGAAGATTTTAATTTGGCCCCTTTTTTCGGTCCCGGCTTTTTGACCGTAACCCGGTATTTGGAAGACGCCAAGCAACCTTTTTCCGGCAAGGTGATCCTTCAATATGGGAACATCGGACAGGATCTGGCGCATTATTATTTGACTTCGGAGCAAATTCCCACTGCCGTGCACCTGAGCATTTATTTTGATCACGATGGCCGTGTTCAGGGAGCCGGCGGACTTTTGGTTCAAGCCATGCCGGGGGCCGATGCCGGGCAAGTGGCCGATATCGAGCATAAGATGGCGCTGTTGTTGTCTCTTGGCACCTCCTTTTCAAACGGTGTGGAACCGTCGACCATTATCAACGAGTTGTTTTCGGCGCATCAGCCGCGGGTGATTGCCACCCGCCGGATTGAATTCATGTGTCATTGCAATGAGTCCCGGGTGCGACGGGTGTTAGCAATGCTTCCAAAGGCGGATTTGGCGGATCTTCTCGATCATGGTCCGTTTCCGGTTGAAATGAAATGCCATTATTGCAACACGGCCTATCTTTTTGACAGGGCGGTGATCGCCGGGATTTATGACACCGTTTTAAATACTTAA
- a CDS encoding MogA/MoaB family molybdenum cofactor biosynthesis protein, producing MGTKQHKHTAPDRVSVGIITVSTSRTPAEDKSGQWLRKQAGKEGHTVVHATVIPDDMALIRDTLLALIRDFSPDIILVTGGTGISAKDVTIEAVTPLFTKELTAFGVLFAQLSYEEIDSAAILSRATAGVIYHSVVFCLPGSLKACKLACNALIFPEAGHLVRHIRE from the coding sequence ATGGGAACCAAACAGCATAAACATACGGCGCCCGATCGCGTGTCGGTCGGCATCATCACGGTATCCACTTCCCGGACTCCGGCCGAGGATAAAAGCGGGCAGTGGCTGCGCAAGCAGGCCGGCAAAGAAGGGCACACGGTGGTGCATGCCACGGTGATTCCGGATGATATGGCGCTGATTCGCGACACGCTGCTGGCGCTAATTCGGGATTTTTCACCGGATATCATTCTGGTGACGGGCGGCACGGGCATCAGCGCAAAGGATGTCACCATTGAGGCGGTAACACCTTTATTTACCAAGGAATTAACCGCGTTCGGGGTGCTCTTCGCACAGCTTAGTTATGAGGAGATCGACTCGGCGGCGATTTTGTCCAGAGCCACGGCCGGTGTGATTTATCATAGCGTTGTTTTCTGCCTGCCGGGCAGCCTCAAAGCATGCAAACTCGCATGCAACGCACTCATCTTTCCTGAGGCGGGGCATTTGGTGCGCCATATTCGGGAATAG
- a CDS encoding molybdenum cofactor guanylyltransferase: MTSNEFYKPSCAGVILAGGLNLRFNGENKALATVGKNNIIENTLRLFRDLFEEIIIVTNTPLLFSQWDVTIVTDIFPIQSPLTGIYSALFYASAPHIFVSACDTPFLQEKLVKVIIDNIDTKADIFIPATEKGLEPLCAAYAKKCMVPIERMLLAHLQDHGASAATQHRILKKSLKIQNFFNKVRIKPIGEDQLRAADASLVSFFNVNTPEDLANALKMLPQIKKESL; encoded by the coding sequence ATGACATCAAACGAATTCTACAAGCCCTCATGCGCGGGGGTTATTCTCGCCGGCGGATTAAACCTGCGGTTTAACGGCGAGAACAAAGCACTGGCGACCGTCGGGAAAAACAACATCATCGAAAACACGCTTCGCTTGTTCCGGGATCTATTCGAGGAAATTATCATCGTCACCAATACCCCCTTGCTCTTTTCACAGTGGGATGTAACCATCGTCACGGACATATTTCCCATTCAAAGTCCGCTGACCGGCATCTACAGTGCGCTTTTTTACGCCTCAGCGCCTCATATTTTCGTTTCAGCCTGCGATACCCCTTTTTTACAGGAGAAGCTGGTCAAAGTGATTATTGACAACATCGATACGAAAGCGGATATTTTTATACCGGCGACAGAAAAGGGGCTTGAGCCGTTGTGCGCGGCTTATGCCAAAAAATGCATGGTGCCGATAGAGCGCATGTTGCTGGCCCATTTGCAAGACCATGGCGCGTCTGCAGCCACCCAACACCGAATATTAAAAAAATCTTTGAAAATTCAAAATTTTTTTAACAAGGTGCGAATTAAACCCATCGGCGAAGATCAGCTTCGGGCAGCGGATGCATCCCTTGTTTCCTTTTTCAACGTGAACACGCCCGAGGATCTGGCCAACGCACTGAAAATGCTTCCGCAAATAAAGAAGGAGTCATTATGA
- a CDS encoding molybdenum cofactor biosynthesis protein MoaE, whose product MNITELMESIKRNPRYADVGMVLYHNGVVRGTSRDGRPVKGLRIRVDHDKLAAVLTENRKKPGIMDIRVWINEDKDLTVGEDVMFLAVAGDIRENVLSTLETTLNTIKSTVTAKTEYFV is encoded by the coding sequence ATGAATATTACTGAACTCATGGAAAGCATAAAACGCAATCCGAGATACGCCGACGTCGGCATGGTGTTGTATCACAACGGTGTTGTCCGCGGCACATCAAGAGACGGGCGGCCCGTGAAAGGCCTGCGCATTCGGGTCGATCATGACAAACTTGCGGCCGTTTTGACGGAAAACCGGAAAAAGCCCGGCATTATGGACATTCGGGTCTGGATCAATGAGGATAAGGATCTGACCGTGGGCGAGGATGTCATGTTTCTGGCTGTTGCAGGAGACATTCGGGAAAATGTGCTCTCCACGCTCGAAACGACCCTGAATACCATCAAATCGACGGTGACCGCCAAAACCGAATATTTTGTATAG
- the moaC gene encoding cyclic pyranopterin monophosphate synthase MoaC encodes MDEFSHIDDEGRVRMVDVTAKADTLRTARARGIVTMQRNTFDKIKNHQVKKGNVLETARIAGVMAAKKTADLIPMCHPLFLSHVAVDFFPDLDSCAIVIEASAKLTGPTGVEMEALTAVSVAALTLYDMCKSYDRAMTISRIELIEKTGGKSGIFRKAE; translated from the coding sequence ATGGATGAATTTTCTCATATTGACGATGAAGGACGTGTTCGCATGGTGGATGTGACCGCAAAGGCCGATACGCTGCGCACGGCGCGGGCGCGCGGAATCGTCACCATGCAACGCAATACCTTTGACAAGATAAAAAACCACCAGGTGAAAAAAGGCAACGTGCTGGAAACCGCCCGCATTGCCGGTGTGATGGCCGCCAAAAAAACAGCGGATCTGATTCCCATGTGCCATCCCTTATTTCTTTCTCATGTGGCGGTGGATTTTTTTCCGGACCTGGATTCTTGCGCCATCGTTATCGAAGCAAGCGCCAAACTTACCGGCCCGACCGGTGTTGAAATGGAAGCCCTGACAGCGGTCAGCGTGGCCGCTCTGACCCTCTACGATATGTGCAAGTCTTACGATCGCGCAATGACCATCTCTCGAATCGAATTAATTGAAAAAACAGGTGGGAAAAGCGGTATATTCAGAAAAGCAGAATGA
- a CDS encoding MltA domain-containing protein produces MMPLSKKRMAFAYAFFFSAIILLFQGCPPQRPEAPTLTPSVMTRLPSERYPDFMDDMAFDGIGHAIDQSLSYLKKIPEDRRFTFGPDQFTSNQLIRALSHFKAFIASNPPHADLNTYIRANYWVYEAAGSDTSGEVLFTGYYEPNLRGSRLQTERYQYPVYARPENLIPIDLSLFSPEYKGKTLIGRIAGDKIVPYDDRTAIEGGSLEGIAIPLAWVDDPVDLFFLQIQGSGKIYLNTGEVLNVHYHISNGKPYRSIGKLLIEQNKIPKSDISMQTIRSYLKAHPEELSDIFSYNPSYVFFKTEIDGPIGCLDVKLTPGRSLAVDRRIFPMPTLSFIQTKRPLTDGAGAITAWTDCARFVLNQDTGGAIRGPGRADLFWGNGAYAELAAGHMQHSGRLYFLVLKSDAP; encoded by the coding sequence ATGATGCCTCTTTCAAAAAAACGCATGGCCTTTGCCTACGCCTTCTTTTTTTCGGCGATTATTCTTTTATTTCAGGGTTGCCCGCCGCAACGTCCGGAGGCGCCGACGCTGACCCCTTCGGTGATGACAAGACTGCCTTCCGAACGCTATCCAGATTTTATGGATGATATGGCCTTTGACGGCATCGGTCATGCCATCGATCAGAGCCTTTCCTATCTGAAAAAAATTCCTGAAGATCGACGCTTCACCTTTGGTCCGGACCAATTCACCAGCAATCAGCTGATCCGGGCATTGTCTCATTTTAAGGCGTTTATTGCATCCAACCCGCCGCATGCGGATCTGAACACCTACATTCGAGCGAACTATTGGGTTTATGAGGCCGCAGGGTCTGATACCTCCGGTGAGGTGCTCTTTACCGGGTATTATGAACCGAACCTGCGCGGCAGCCGTCTGCAAACCGAGAGATATCAATACCCCGTCTATGCACGTCCGGAAAATCTGATCCCCATCGATTTATCCCTTTTCTCTCCTGAATATAAAGGAAAAACGCTAATCGGCCGCATTGCCGGCGATAAAATCGTCCCTTATGATGACAGAACCGCCATCGAAGGCGGATCACTTGAGGGAATAGCCATCCCGCTTGCCTGGGTAGATGATCCGGTGGACCTGTTTTTTCTTCAAATTCAAGGCTCCGGTAAAATTTATCTCAACACCGGCGAAGTGTTAAATGTCCACTACCATATTTCCAACGGAAAGCCCTATCGAAGCATTGGCAAGCTCTTGATTGAACAAAATAAAATCCCGAAATCCGATATCTCCATGCAGACGATTCGATCGTATCTGAAAGCACATCCTGAAGAATTATCTGATATTTTTTCCTATAACCCGAGCTATGTTTTTTTTAAAACAGAGATCGATGGCCCCATTGGATGCCTTGACGTCAAACTGACCCCCGGCCGCTCGCTGGCCGTTGACCGGCGGATTTTCCCCATGCCCACCTTATCCTTTATTCAAACGAAAAGACCTCTGACCGATGGGGCCGGCGCCATAACCGCATGGACCGATTGCGCTCGCTTTGTTCTGAATCAGGATACCGGCGGCGCCATTCGCGGCCCTGGCCGAGCGGATTTGTTCTGGGGCAACGGCGCTTATGCGGAGCTTGCCGCCGGTCACATGCAGCATTCCGGTCGACTCTATTTTTTGGTATTAAAATCAGATGCGCCTTAA
- a CDS encoding twin-arginine translocase TatA/TatE family subunit yields MFGIGMPEMLLIMAVALIIIGPKKLPDLAKSLGRAIGEFRKATSDLKDSIVPGDDLENVKTTFKDLNKEVNAPLNKSVNGPDPTPEAGKKPDNPNVTPPSQAPRDTGQNA; encoded by the coding sequence ATGTTCGGCATCGGCATGCCTGAAATGCTTTTGATAATGGCCGTAGCGCTGATTATCATCGGCCCCAAAAAACTTCCGGATCTCGCCAAATCACTCGGCCGTGCCATCGGCGAATTTCGTAAGGCCACCAGTGACTTAAAGGACTCTATCGTCCCGGGGGACGATTTAGAGAATGTCAAAACCACCTTTAAAGACCTTAACAAAGAGGTCAACGCGCCCTTGAACAAAAGCGTTAACGGCCCCGACCCGACGCCAGAAGCGGGGAAAAAGCCTGACAACCCGAACGTCACTCCCCCTTCACAGGCGCCCAGGGATACCGGACAAAATGCTTGA
- the tatC gene encoding twin-arginine translocase subunit TatC has translation MLEDEKIPFTDHLEELRKRLITCFIAVGVGFVVSYGFKDKLFEILTRPLVAVMKTGDKIIFTGLPEAFFTYLKVAFLTGIGLATPVILYQFWMFVAPGLYEKERKLLIPVVFLSSFFFLGGALFGYFIVFPFGFQFFMSFATETIRPMPSMREYLSFSSKMLLAFGLVFEMPLVITFMSRLGVVNVDFLKKNRKYAILFFFIGAAILTPPDVVSQILMAVPLMGLYEISIIGAKIFQNKPTPADEDPKAEEEEEDNANASS, from the coding sequence ATGCTTGAAGACGAAAAAATTCCATTCACTGATCATCTTGAAGAACTCAGAAAACGACTGATCACCTGTTTTATCGCTGTCGGGGTCGGCTTTGTTGTTTCTTACGGTTTTAAGGACAAGCTTTTCGAAATTCTTACCCGCCCGCTGGTTGCCGTGATGAAAACCGGCGATAAAATCATTTTTACCGGGCTTCCCGAAGCGTTTTTCACCTATCTGAAAGTCGCCTTTCTCACCGGTATCGGCTTGGCAACCCCCGTTATCCTCTATCAATTTTGGATGTTTGTAGCGCCTGGCCTTTACGAAAAAGAGCGAAAACTTCTGATTCCCGTTGTCTTTCTCTCCTCCTTTTTTTTTCTCGGCGGCGCCTTGTTCGGTTATTTCATCGTCTTTCCTTTCGGGTTTCAATTTTTTATGAGTTTTGCAACAGAAACCATTCGGCCAATGCCCTCCATGCGGGAATACCTGTCCTTTTCCTCCAAAATGCTATTGGCTTTTGGCCTCGTGTTTGAAATGCCGCTGGTAATCACTTTCATGTCGCGCCTTGGCGTTGTAAACGTCGACTTCCTTAAAAAAAACCGTAAGTACGCCATATTGTTTTTTTTCATCGGTGCCGCCATTCTCACCCCGCCGGATGTGGTTTCGCAGATTCTGATGGCGGTCCCTCTGATGGGCCTGTATGAAATCAGTATTATCGGCGCCAAGATCTTTCAAAACAAACCCACTCCTGCCGATGAGGATCCAAAAGCCGAAGAAGAAGAGGAAGATAACGCCAATGCATCATCCTAA
- a CDS encoding cytochrome c3 family protein, translating to MKNRLLLMLIVATSCFFFASGIYAGTAAEDVIKMENKAYSAHKKGIVMFSHKKHAEEYATKNPELYKNGCGECHHDKDGKPLALKAGDEVQSCFECHNKEGEKPKGKDAPKLSKKETLAYHAEAIHANCKGCHKAFNKANTSTAAPVSCNKCHPKKDKG from the coding sequence ATGAAAAACAGATTGTTATTGATGTTGATCGTTGCCACAAGCTGCTTTTTCTTTGCTTCCGGCATATATGCCGGTACAGCCGCTGAAGACGTCATCAAAATGGAAAACAAAGCGTATTCCGCACATAAAAAAGGAATCGTCATGTTCTCCCATAAAAAACATGCGGAAGAATACGCAACGAAAAACCCGGAGCTTTATAAAAACGGCTGCGGCGAATGCCACCATGACAAAGACGGCAAACCGCTGGCGCTGAAGGCGGGCGATGAGGTTCAAAGCTGCTTTGAATGCCACAACAAAGAAGGGGAAAAGCCCAAAGGAAAAGATGCTCCCAAGCTTTCCAAAAAAGAAACCTTAGCCTACCATGCCGAAGCCATACATGCCAATTGCAAGGGCTGCCATAAGGCCTTTAATAAAGCCAACACGAGCACGGCTGCGCCGGTTTCCTGCAATAAGTGCCATCCGAAAAAAGATAAAGGATAG
- a CDS encoding cobyrinate a,c-diamide synthase: MSKENMGIPRLLVAALRGGSGKTILSIGIIAALRDRGLSLSPFKKGPDYIDAGWLALAAGRPCYNLDPFLVNKPNLIKSFQDHTALADLAVIEGNRGLYDGTDLAGVTSTAELAKLLTAPVILCLDCTKSTRTLAAVVQGCIGFDPNVAIKGVVLNRVSGARHEGSIRRSIEAFCKIPVLGAIPKLNREDFPERHMGLVPTDEHAWAKESIQAAADMARRYLDLDAILALAQEFGQAGPIVSPASNPLVKAAVSGVSIPRIGIIRDTAFQFYYPENIEALELAGAETVFMSPLTQREMPDVDALYIGGGFPETHADRLAENLRFRHRIKQLSCEGLPIYAECGGLMYLGEALVLEGKTYPMCGVLPIVFGFSKKPQGHGYTVAAVSRKNPFFTVGTELKGHEFHYSTVLEWRGNDNDFVFTMKRGTGIIDGKDGASVNNVLATYTHLHALGTPEWAGALVQKAIAYKNRMIS, encoded by the coding sequence ATGTCCAAGGAAAACATGGGTATTCCAAGGCTGCTGGTTGCCGCTCTTCGGGGTGGGTCCGGGAAGACCATACTTTCCATTGGAATTATTGCTGCCCTGAGAGATCGGGGGCTTTCCCTATCGCCTTTCAAAAAAGGTCCGGATTATATTGATGCGGGCTGGCTTGCTCTCGCGGCGGGCCGGCCTTGCTATAATTTGGATCCGTTTCTTGTTAACAAACCCAATCTTATAAAATCATTTCAGGATCATACAGCTTTAGCCGATCTGGCTGTGATTGAGGGAAACCGCGGCCTCTATGACGGCACCGATCTTGCCGGTGTTACCAGCACGGCCGAATTGGCGAAATTGCTCACAGCCCCGGTGATCTTATGCCTGGATTGCACCAAATCAACGCGCACCCTGGCGGCGGTGGTTCAAGGGTGTATTGGCTTTGACCCGAATGTCGCTATTAAGGGCGTGGTGTTAAATCGTGTGTCAGGCGCTCGCCACGAGGGTAGTATTCGCCGAAGCATCGAAGCCTTTTGCAAAATACCCGTGCTGGGCGCTATCCCAAAACTTAACCGCGAAGATTTTCCCGAACGGCACATGGGCCTGGTGCCGACCGATGAGCATGCCTGGGCAAAAGAATCCATCCAAGCGGCTGCGGACATGGCCCGGCGGTATCTTGATTTAGATGCCATTCTGGCGTTGGCTCAAGAATTCGGCCAGGCAGGGCCCATCGTATCGCCTGCCAGCAATCCGCTCGTGAAAGCCGCTGTGAGTGGTGTGTCAATTCCTCGAATCGGAATCATTCGGGATACTGCCTTTCAGTTTTATTACCCTGAAAATATAGAAGCACTGGAATTGGCGGGTGCAGAGACGGTTTTTATGTCGCCGCTAACCCAAAGGGAAATGCCGGACGTTGATGCCCTCTATATCGGTGGCGGCTTTCCGGAGACGCATGCCGACCGGCTCGCGGAGAACCTTCGATTTCGTCATCGTATCAAACAGCTATCCTGTGAGGGGCTCCCCATTTATGCTGAATGTGGCGGCCTGATGTATTTGGGAGAGGCCCTCGTGCTTGAGGGGAAAACCTATCCCATGTGCGGTGTGCTCCCCATCGTGTTCGGTTTCAGTAAAAAGCCGCAAGGCCATGGCTATACCGTAGCCGCAGTTTCCCGGAAAAACCCGTTTTTCACGGTCGGCACCGAGTTGAAAGGCCATGAGTTTCATTATTCAACCGTGCTTGAGTGGCGGGGAAATGACAATGATTTTGTGTTTACCATGAAACGCGGCACCGGGATTATTGATGGAAAAGATGGGGCCAGTGTTAATAATGTGCTGGCCACGTATACTCATTTGCATGCGCTGGGAACTCCAGAGTGGGCCGGTGCCCTGGTACAAAAAGCGATAGCATATAAAAATCGAATGATTTCTTAA
- a CDS encoding dissimilatory sulfite reductase D family protein: protein MDIAEAKEKIVDALSKKKGKSKFYFNDLSEILELKPREAKKLINTLVTDGVLEYWSSGSTSMYGLKGAGKQAHGEGED from the coding sequence ATGGATATTGCCGAAGCCAAAGAAAAAATTGTCGATGCGCTGTCCAAGAAAAAAGGAAAGAGCAAGTTCTATTTTAATGATCTGTCCGAAATTCTTGAACTAAAGCCACGGGAAGCCAAAAAACTGATCAACACCCTGGTGACCGATGGCGTTTTGGAGTACTGGTCTAGCGGCAGCACGTCGATGTATGGCCTTAAAGGGGCCGGAAAACAGGCCCATGGAGAGGGTGAAGACTAA